A genomic region of Glycine max cultivar Williams 82 chromosome 15, Glycine_max_v4.0, whole genome shotgun sequence contains the following coding sequences:
- the LOC112999565 gene encoding uncharacterized protein, which translates to MGTGHSSHNNLRSDCTSFDVTHDGAKARWRNSLEVSMGNWRKGNTEFWGVEYKTNQKKREKCSHFEFWGVEYDDVGLYVVAKIRHKMGHGFVVEVDGPFKRSVVYLDEVISLTFHTGVWSPNAFSHSNGANRSHGEETRGQIVNTFLQKNNGEQYNTVFSIQVDALLVI; encoded by the coding sequence ATGGGAACTGGTCACAGTTCTCATAATAACCTAAGAAGCGATTGTACTTCTTTCGATGTCACCCACGATGGTGCCAAAGCAAGATGGAGAAACTCACTAGAGGTTTCCATGGGCAACTGGAGAAAAGGCAACACAGAATTTTGGGGTGTGGAATACAAAACCAATCAGAAAAAACGGGAAAAGTGtagtcattttgaattttggggTGTGGAATATGATGATGTTGGTCTTTATGTTGTGGCCAAAATTCGACACAAAATGGGTCACGGTTTTGTTGTTGAAGTGGATGGTCCTTTCAAACGCTCAGTGGTTTATCTTGATGAGGTTATTAGCCTAACCTTTCACACCGGTGTGTGGTCACCTAATGCGTTTTCTCACTCTAATGGAGCAAATCGCAGCCATGGCGAAGAAACAAGAGGTCAAATTGTCAATACTTTCTTACAGAAAAATAACGGGGAGCAATACAATACAGTCTTCTCAATTCAAGTGGATGCACTACTGGTTATCTAA
- the LOC100305676 gene encoding uncharacterized protein LOC100305676, giving the protein MALTSQLRNLLAALEAEEAAQKSKGKVNTYTNHGDGFQNITGTKTNSGAYSGDGNTHHATNNYGGGPAINNSGNFQGHGNGGFIGGNFDASTRNY; this is encoded by the coding sequence ATGGCATTGACAAGTCAATTGAGAAACCTTCTTGCAGCTCTAGAGGCTGAGGAAGCAGCCCAAAAATCCAAAGGTAAAGTGAACACATACACCAACCATGGCGATGGGTTTCAGAACATCACTGGCACTAAGACCAACAGTGGTGCATATTCTGGTGATGGTAACACTCATCACGCCACCAACAACTACGGTGGTGGTCCTGCTATAAATAATAGTGGCAATTTCCAGGGACATGGCAATGGAGGCTTTATTGGTGGTAATTTCGATGCCTCAACGAGGAACTACTGA
- the LOC100305921 gene encoding uncharacterized protein LOC100305921, producing MVLQTHITAMAAEARMDQPSTVAIILTTATGMTTHTTTVNALFITVALSMVMATGHISRVALTPQQGTTMVVVMIINYLYLIQYMLASWAKYIICYATLY from the coding sequence ATGGTTCTTCAAACTCACATAACAGCTATGGCAGCGGAAGCCAGAATGGATCAACCATCAACAGTGGCAATCATCTTAACAACGGCAACAGGTATGACGACTCATACCACTACGGTGAACGCCCTATTTATAACAGTGGCACTTTCAATGGTAATGGCAACGGGTCACATATCAAGGGTGGCTTTGACTCCTCAACAAGGAACTACTATGGTCGTCGTTATGATTATTAATTATCTGTATTTGATACAGTATATGCTAGCTAGCTGggcaaaatatataatatgctATGCTACGTTGTACTAG
- the LOC100798926 gene encoding DELLA protein RGL1, translating into MDDLYYAGFSTDDNSSSSNDFFWDNEGLNDVRKFQFSGVEDHEEYGGIDSFYSNFGFFPDDPSEEGYLLSTNHQKYHQIFDDYGLLDDNLQFDMVSPPLQFDEQYRTMVPLCNSTKDMPHSTTPLASLEILKSYGKGFKRFWNEGNNTMQPIDDETLATDEVIAGRNLSTEDLMRIAGTRFIQSSSSSSDSESLPFLENHPFGFSFSGFSDEEKEDLELAESLLACAEKVGNKQFERASKLLSHCESLSSKTGNPVKRIVHYFAEALRQRIDTETGRVSSKDLQKGQPFDPEEAAKELTPAILAFVEDLPFCKVAQFTAAQAIIEDVAEAKRIHIIDLEIRKGGQWTIVMQALQLRHECPIELLKITAVESGTTRHIAEDTGQRLKDYAQGLNIPFSFNIVMVSGMLHLREDLFEIDPEETIAVYSPYCLRTKLQQSDQLETIMRVIRTISPDVMVVAEIEANHNSKSFVNRFVEALFSFSAFFDCFEACMKGDEKNRMIIESMYFSPGIRNIVAAEGAERRSRSVKIDVWRAFFSRFGMEEKELSTLSLYQAELVAKRFPCGNFCTFERNGHCLLIGWKGTPINSVSVWKFL; encoded by the coding sequence atGGATGACTTGTACTATGCAGGTTTCAGCACAGATGACAATTCTAGTTCATCCAATGATTTTTTCTGGGATAATGAGGGACTGAATGATGTGAGAAAGTTTCAATTTTCTGGAGTAGAAGATCATGAAGAGTATGGGGGAATTGACTCATTTTACTCAAATTTTGGGTTCTTCCCAGATGATCCATCAGAAGAAGGGTACCTTCTATCCACTAATCACCAAAAGTATCAccaaatatttgatgattatgGACTATTGGATGATAACCTTCAGTTTGACATGGTATCTCCACCACTCCAATTTGATGAACAATATAGAACCATGGTTCCATTGTGTAACTCAACAAAGGACATGCCACACTCAACTACCCCTTTAGCCTCACTTGAGATCTTGAAGAGCTATGGCAAAGGCTTCAAGAGGTTTTGGAATGAAGGCAACAACACCATGCAGCCAATTGATGATGAGACTTTGGCCACAGATGAAGTTATTGCTGGGAGAAACCTATCAACAGAAGATCTCATGAGGATAGCAGGAACAAGGTTCATCCAATCATCATCATCGTCTTCGGACTCGGAATCTTTGCCTTTCTTGGAGAATCACCCTTTTGGCTTTTCTTTCTCTGGATTCTCTGATGAAGAGAAAGAGGATCTGGAACTTGCTGAGTCCCTCTTGGCTTGTGCTGAGAAAGTTGGCAACAAACAGTTTGAACGTGCAAGCAAATTGCTCAGTCACTGTGAATCATTGTCTTCCAAAACCGGGAACCCCGTTAAGAgaattgttcattattttgcaGAAGCACTTCGCCAGCGAATAGATACCGAAACAGGAAGAGTTTCATCCAAGGACTTGCAAAAGGGTCAACCATTTGATCCTGAAGAAGCAGCCAAGGAACTAACCCCTGCTATTCTTGCATTTGTTGAAGACCTTCCCTTTTGTAAAGTTGCACAGTTCACTGCAGCTCAAGCTATAATAGAAGATGTAGCAGAAGCGAAGAGGATTCACATTATTGATCTTGAAATCAGAAAGGGAGGGCAGTGGACTATCGTAATGCAAGCCCTTCAGTTAAGACATGAATGTCCAATTGAGCTTCTGAAGATAACCGCTGTAGAAAGTGGAACCACTAGACACATAGCTGAGGACACTGGTCAGAGACTAAAGGATTATGCTCAAGGTTTGAACATACCCTTCTCTTTCAACATAGTTATGGTATCAGGCATGTTACATCTAAGAGAAGATCTTTTTGAGATTGACCCTGAGGAAACAATTGCTGTTTATTCTCCTTATTGCCTTAGAACCAAGCTTCAGCAATCAGACCAGCTTGAAACCATCATGAGAGTGATTAGAACCATAAGTCCTGATGTGATGGTGGTAGCTGAAATTGAGGCAAACCACAACTCTAAATCTTTTGTAAACCGTTTCGTTGAGGCTCTTTTCTCCTTCAGTgcattctttgattgttttgaGGCTTGCATGAAAGGGGATGAGAAGAACCGAATGATTATAGAATCAATGTACTTCAGTCCTGGAATCAGAAACATTGTGGCTGCAGAAGGAGCCGAAAGAAGGAGCAGGAGTGTGAAGATTGATGTGTGGAGGGCCTTCTTCTCACGCTTTGGAATGGAGGAGAAAGAATTGAGCACTTTGTCTTTATACCAAGCGGAATTGGTGGCTAAGAGATTTCCTTGTGGAAATTTTTGCACATTTGAAAGGAATGGCCATTGCCTTCTTATTGGGTGGAAAGGGACACCAATTAACTCTGTTTCTGTCTGGAAATTCCTTTGA